From a region of the Geothrix sp. 21YS21S-2 genome:
- the mazG gene encoding nucleoside triphosphate pyrophosphohydrolase translates to MTPTTLRAVMQALRNPVTGCPWDLEQDHQSLARFLREEAAEVLDALAAHVPGDPEKERHFCEELGDLWLQVAFHAQLAQERGAWDLHDVEAMVVEKLVRRHPHVFAEVEVENAADVLVNWAAIKKDEKTGRGQDTRKRLLEGIPASLSPLDEAMEIGKRCAKVGFEWPDLDGVLDKVREEIGELQAETDLDRVESEFGDVLFSLVQWARKKGVDPDRALRRQMDRFRGRFRAVEDFAEGNGGWQAQDLDGLEAAWQGAKKAAEGS, encoded by the coding sequence ATGACGCCCACCACCCTCCGCGCCGTGATGCAGGCCCTCCGCAACCCCGTAACGGGCTGTCCCTGGGATCTGGAGCAGGACCACCAGTCCCTGGCCCGGTTCCTCCGGGAGGAGGCCGCCGAGGTCCTGGACGCGCTGGCGGCCCATGTGCCGGGGGACCCCGAGAAGGAGCGGCATTTCTGCGAGGAGCTGGGCGACCTCTGGCTGCAGGTGGCCTTCCACGCCCAGCTGGCCCAGGAGCGCGGCGCCTGGGACCTCCACGACGTGGAGGCGATGGTGGTGGAGAAGCTGGTGCGCCGCCACCCCCACGTCTTCGCCGAGGTCGAGGTGGAGAACGCCGCCGACGTGCTGGTGAACTGGGCCGCCATCAAGAAGGACGAGAAGACCGGGCGCGGCCAGGACACCCGCAAGCGGCTCCTGGAGGGCATCCCCGCCAGCCTCTCCCCCCTGGACGAGGCCATGGAGATCGGCAAGCGCTGCGCCAAGGTCGGCTTCGAGTGGCCCGACCTGGACGGCGTGCTGGACAAGGTGCGGGAGGAGATCGGCGAGCTGCAGGCGGAAACGGACCTGGACCGCGTGGAGTCCGAGTTCGGCGACGTGCTCTTCAGCCTCGTGCAGTGGGCCCGCAAGAAGGGCGTGGACCCCGACCGGGCCCTGCGCCGCCAGATGGACCGCTTCAGGGGGCGCTTCCGCGCCGTCGAGGACTTCGCCGAGGGCAACGGCGGGTGGCAGGCCCAGGACCTGGACGGCCTGGAGGCCGCGTGGCAGGGGGCCAAGAAGGCCGCGGAGGGGTCCTGA
- a CDS encoding bifunctional type I 3-dehydroquinate dehydratase/shikimate dehydrogenase has product MALPPPYFVTLTHPDWKDAEACGRRLPDEALPEVRLDLYPDIPAEAMVRSLGRKCLVTCRRREDGGAWDGDEASRIERLVEAARSRPAWLDLEWELPIPPLLEEARSHLRILRSVHVGEGVFDLDARLRDLPDGDAYKWVGRAGRLADNARVKGPLAWARDHEVILSAFLMGPKGIPSRCLQFAWGGAFTYAAADDAPAAAPGQVPLSRMLAWRCHRLHAGHGLCGVLGSPVLHSRGPAFHNPRFQAAFKDLLYLPLECGDAAEALEALEALPVLGASLTAPLKETLPPLAGLPAPLNTLFRRGPGAPWEAANTDAQALDAALAGLARGPVLVLGDGGVAATTRAVLEKRGWPVLQASRKPGTAARDVEAFAPAGIVQATALGMAPGDPAPFPELLEAARPFAKWAVEWIYKEDTAFAAWAREAGLPLVEGAALFEGQARAQSDLFIRGCGGG; this is encoded by the coding sequence ATGGCCCTCCCGCCGCCCTACTTCGTCACCCTCACCCACCCCGACTGGAAGGACGCCGAGGCCTGCGGCCGCAGGCTCCCCGACGAGGCCCTGCCGGAGGTGCGCCTGGACCTCTACCCGGACATCCCGGCCGAGGCGATGGTGCGGTCCCTGGGGCGGAAGTGCCTGGTGACCTGCCGGCGCCGCGAGGACGGCGGCGCCTGGGACGGGGACGAGGCCTCCCGGATCGAACGCCTCGTGGAGGCCGCCCGCAGCCGTCCGGCGTGGCTGGACCTGGAATGGGAGCTGCCCATTCCCCCCCTGCTGGAGGAGGCCCGCTCCCACCTGCGGATCCTGCGGTCCGTGCACGTGGGCGAGGGCGTGTTCGACCTGGACGCGCGCCTGCGGGACCTGCCCGACGGGGACGCCTACAAGTGGGTGGGCCGCGCCGGGCGCCTCGCCGACAACGCGCGGGTCAAGGGCCCCCTGGCCTGGGCCCGCGACCACGAGGTCATCCTCTCGGCCTTCCTCATGGGGCCCAAAGGGATCCCCAGCCGCTGCCTGCAGTTCGCCTGGGGGGGCGCCTTCACCTACGCCGCCGCCGACGACGCCCCCGCCGCGGCGCCGGGCCAGGTGCCCCTGTCCCGGATGCTGGCGTGGCGGTGCCACAGGCTCCACGCGGGCCACGGCCTGTGCGGCGTGCTGGGCAGTCCGGTGCTCCACTCCCGGGGCCCGGCCTTCCACAACCCGCGCTTCCAGGCCGCCTTCAAGGACCTGCTCTACCTGCCCCTGGAATGCGGCGACGCAGCGGAGGCCCTGGAGGCCCTGGAGGCCCTGCCCGTGCTGGGCGCGAGCCTGACCGCCCCCCTGAAGGAGACCCTGCCGCCCCTGGCCGGCCTCCCCGCGCCGCTGAACACCCTCTTCCGGCGCGGCCCCGGCGCCCCCTGGGAGGCCGCCAACACCGACGCCCAGGCCCTGGACGCGGCCCTTGCCGGGCTGGCCCGGGGACCCGTGCTGGTGCTGGGGGACGGGGGCGTTGCCGCCACCACCCGCGCGGTGCTCGAGAAGCGCGGCTGGCCCGTGCTGCAGGCCTCCCGGAAGCCGGGAACGGCGGCGAGGGACGTGGAGGCCTTCGCCCCCGCGGGCATCGTGCAGGCCACGGCCCTGGGCATGGCGCCCGGCGATCCCGCGCCCTTCCCTGAACTGCTGGAGGCCGCGCGGCCCTTCGCGAAGTGGGCGGTGGAATGGATCTACAAGGAGGACACGGCATTTGCCGCCTGGGCGCGGGAGGCGGGGCTGCCCCTGGTGGAAGGCGCCGCGCTCTTCGAGGGCCAGGCCCGGGCCCAGTCGGACCTCTTCATCCGCGGCTGCGGGGGCGGGTGA